The Faecalibacterium prausnitzii genome includes a window with the following:
- the uidA gene encoding beta-glucuronidase: protein MNNKSLLYPVASTSRRVVSLDGMWRFRFDPKSEGVDADWANGLPESISMPVPASFCDFFTDKESREYCGDFWYETDFFVPGEWSGKDIAIRFGSATHHARVFVNGVEVAQHEGGFLPFDAVVTDIVRYNQYNKLSVLLNNELNEYMLPAGNTATLSNGKKVAAPYFDFYNYAGIHRPVKLMALPTERVLDYSVKHRLTADGAEVDYTVTTNGSHDVTVELYDGTTKVAEASGKEGTLVVKDAKLWNVHAAYLYNLVIRIHDGSAIVDEYAEKIGIRTFEIQNGHFLLNGKPVYLRGFGKHEDADIRGRGLDLATVKRDYELMKWIGANCFRTSHYPYAEELYQMADEEGFLIIDEVPAVGFMESTMNFLAANQGNGKKVGWFEKDTTPQLLENHKDALTDMIDRDKNHASVIAWSILNEPQCTSEGTEAYFKTLFDLAHELDPQKRPRTYAIVMMSLPHNSKGQQFADFISLNRYYGWYVMGGMGIVDAEAAFRKEMDGWAKVLNGRPMIFTEYGADTMPTEHKLPSVMWSQEYQNEYLDMNHNVFDSYDFVQGELVWNFADFQTTEGIMRVNGNKKGIFTRQRQPKDAAFHFRARWTSLPLDYKGNK from the coding sequence ATGAACAACAAATCCCTGCTGTATCCTGTGGCTTCCACTTCCCGCCGCGTCGTCAGCCTGGACGGCATGTGGCGCTTCCGCTTCGACCCCAAGAGCGAGGGCGTCGATGCAGACTGGGCAAACGGCCTGCCGGAGTCCATCTCCATGCCCGTGCCCGCTTCCTTCTGCGACTTCTTCACCGATAAGGAATCCCGCGAGTACTGCGGCGATTTCTGGTACGAGACCGATTTCTTCGTGCCCGGCGAGTGGAGCGGCAAGGACATCGCCATCCGCTTCGGCTCTGCCACCCACCACGCCCGCGTCTTTGTGAACGGCGTCGAGGTCGCACAGCACGAGGGCGGCTTCCTGCCCTTTGACGCAGTCGTCACCGACATCGTCCGCTACAATCAGTACAACAAGCTGAGCGTCCTGCTGAACAACGAGCTGAACGAGTACATGCTGCCCGCCGGCAACACCGCTACCCTGTCCAACGGCAAAAAGGTCGCTGCCCCCTACTTCGACTTCTACAACTATGCCGGCATCCATCGCCCCGTCAAGCTGATGGCCCTGCCCACCGAGCGCGTTCTGGACTATTCCGTCAAGCACCGCCTGACTGCGGACGGCGCCGAGGTCGATTACACCGTCACCACCAACGGCAGCCACGACGTGACTGTGGAGCTGTACGACGGCACCACCAAGGTCGCTGAAGCTTCCGGCAAGGAAGGTACTCTGGTCGTCAAGGACGCCAAGCTCTGGAACGTCCATGCCGCCTACCTGTACAACCTCGTCATCCGCATCCACGACGGCAGCGCCATCGTCGACGAGTACGCCGAGAAGATCGGCATCCGCACCTTCGAGATCCAGAACGGCCACTTCCTGCTGAACGGCAAGCCCGTCTACCTGCGCGGCTTCGGCAAGCACGAGGATGCAGACATCCGCGGCCGCGGCCTCGACCTGGCCACCGTCAAGCGCGATTACGAGCTGATGAAGTGGATCGGTGCCAACTGCTTCCGCACCAGCCACTACCCCTATGCGGAGGAGCTGTACCAGATGGCCGATGAGGAAGGCTTCCTCATCATCGACGAAGTCCCCGCCGTCGGCTTCATGGAGAGCACCATGAACTTCCTGGCAGCAAACCAGGGCAACGGCAAGAAGGTGGGCTGGTTCGAGAAGGACACCACGCCTCAGCTGCTGGAAAACCACAAGGACGCGCTGACCGACATGATCGACCGCGACAAGAACCACGCCTCCGTCATCGCATGGAGCATCCTGAACGAGCCCCAGTGCACCAGCGAGGGCACCGAAGCCTACTTCAAGACCCTGTTCGATCTGGCACACGAGCTTGACCCGCAGAAGCGCCCCCGCACCTACGCCATCGTCATGATGAGCCTGCCCCACAACAGCAAGGGCCAGCAGTTCGCTGACTTCATCAGCCTGAACCGCTACTACGGCTGGTACGTCATGGGCGGCATGGGCATCGTGGATGCCGAGGCCGCATTCCGCAAGGAGATGGACGGCTGGGCCAAGGTCCTGAACGGCCGCCCGATGATCTTCACCGAGTACGGTGCCGATACCATGCCCACCGAGCACAAGCTGCCCAGCGTCATGTGGAGCCAGGAGTACCAGAACGAGTACCTCGACATGAACCACAACGTCTTCGACAGCTACGACTTCGTGCAGGGCGAGCTGGTCTGGAACTTTGCAGACTTCCAGACCACCGAGGGCATCATGCGCGTCAACGGCAACAAGAAGGGCATCTTCACCCGTCAGCGTCAGCCGAAGGACGCCGCCTTCCACTTCCGCGCCCGCTGGACCAGCCTCCCGCTGGATTACAAGGGCAACAAGTAA
- a CDS encoding MFS transporter — protein sequence MANEMKKAAPFGMKDKVGYMFGDFGNDFTFLLSSSFLMKFYTDVMGVNAAIVGMVMMIARFVDAFTDVGMGQIVDHSKPTKDGKFRPWIKRMCGPVAIASFLIYQSGLAGMPYGFKVAWLFITYILWGSIFYTSINIPYGSMASAVSADPKDRAELSTWRTIGSTLANMVIGVATPMVAYVVVDGKTVMSGSRMTIIAGVFSICAILCYIVCFKLTRERVEVPASSQKVSASAIFKSIFTNRALLGIIVAAIFVLLSQLTVMSLAGYVYPNVYGSAAAQSTASLLGTVIMLIVCAPFASKLAAKFGKKELAVASSICSALVWLVCLIWRPASVWGFVACYILANIGMGFFNTIIWAMITDVIDDAEVRSGIREDGTIYSVYSFARKLGQAFSSGLVGALLGIIGYTEATAFDPAVTRGIFNMACIAPIIGFVCIVLALVFLYPLNKKKVEENVAALAARRNNK from the coding sequence ATGGCAAATGAGATGAAGAAAGCCGCCCCCTTCGGCATGAAGGACAAGGTCGGCTACATGTTCGGTGATTTCGGCAACGATTTCACCTTCCTGCTGTCGTCGAGCTTCCTGATGAAGTTCTACACCGACGTCATGGGCGTCAACGCCGCTATCGTTGGCATGGTGATGATGATCGCCCGTTTTGTGGATGCGTTCACCGATGTGGGCATGGGCCAGATCGTGGACCACTCCAAGCCCACCAAGGACGGAAAGTTCCGCCCCTGGATCAAGCGGATGTGCGGTCCGGTGGCCATCGCTTCCTTCCTGATCTATCAGTCCGGCCTGGCCGGGATGCCCTATGGCTTCAAGGTGGCCTGGCTGTTCATCACCTACATCCTGTGGGGCTCCATCTTCTATACCTCCATCAACATCCCCTACGGCTCCATGGCTTCCGCCGTCTCGGCAGACCCCAAGGACCGCGCGGAGCTGTCCACCTGGCGCACCATCGGTTCCACGCTGGCCAACATGGTCATCGGCGTGGCCACGCCCATGGTCGCCTATGTCGTCGTGGACGGCAAGACGGTGATGTCCGGCTCCCGCATGACCATCATCGCAGGCGTCTTCTCCATCTGCGCCATCCTGTGCTATATCGTCTGCTTCAAGCTGACCCGTGAGCGTGTCGAGGTCCCCGCAAGCAGCCAGAAGGTGAGCGCTTCCGCCATCTTCAAGAGCATCTTCACCAACCGGGCGCTGCTGGGCATCATCGTGGCGGCCATCTTCGTCCTGCTGAGCCAGCTGACCGTCATGAGCCTGGCCGGTTACGTTTACCCCAACGTGTACGGCAGCGCTGCCGCACAGTCCACTGCCAGCCTGCTGGGCACGGTGATCATGCTGATCGTCTGCGCACCCTTTGCTTCCAAGCTGGCTGCAAAGTTCGGCAAGAAGGAGCTGGCCGTGGCCTCCAGCATCTGCTCCGCTCTGGTCTGGCTGGTCTGCCTGATCTGGCGTCCGGCCAGCGTCTGGGGCTTTGTGGCCTGCTACATCCTGGCCAATATCGGCATGGGCTTCTTCAACACCATCATCTGGGCCATGATCACCGACGTCATCGACGACGCCGAGGTCCGCAGCGGCATCCGCGAGGACGGCACCATCTACTCGGTCTACTCCTTCGCCCGCAAGCTGGGTCAGGCCTTCTCTTCCGGTCTGGTCGGTGCCCTGCTGGGGATCATCGGCTACACCGAAGCGACTGCGTTTGACCCCGCTGTCACCCGCGGCATCTTCAACATGGCCTGCATCGCCCCCATCATCGGCTTTGTGTGCATCGTGCTGGCGCTGGTCTTCCTCTACCCGCTGAATAAGAAGAAGGTCGAGGAGAACGTGGCAGCTCTGGCTGCGCGCCGCAACAACAAGTAA